A single region of the Streptomyces sp. NBC_00236 genome encodes:
- a CDS encoding (2Fe-2S)-binding protein, producing MRTAPVPEGGHLALARLYAGEDAPLTGRIDTVAARLGTTERRVAASVAHLGLAARLWSTTLGPAVLLGGVPSLRAEDLHWDPRLPAPDDLWSDGRTVIPGSAAWIRDVVQYGHLVPLAEAVRRDTPVPIRLLWGNAGSALAGAVRQLMVWARTHGRPAVAARTRALAAELFDHPDLRGTGAPHGPAFRRSTCCLYYRVPGGGLCGDCVFDEAPRRSPGRPG from the coding sequence TTGCGGACGGCCCCGGTGCCCGAGGGCGGGCATCTCGCGCTGGCACGGTTGTACGCGGGAGAGGACGCACCGCTCACGGGCCGCATCGACACCGTCGCGGCGCGGCTCGGGACGACCGAACGGCGCGTCGCCGCCTCCGTCGCGCATCTGGGGCTGGCCGCGCGGCTGTGGTCCACGACGCTCGGGCCGGCGGTCCTCTTGGGGGGCGTCCCCAGCCTGCGGGCCGAGGACCTGCACTGGGATCCCCGGCTGCCCGCCCCGGACGACCTGTGGTCCGACGGACGAACCGTGATTCCGGGCTCGGCCGCCTGGATCCGGGACGTCGTCCAGTACGGCCATCTCGTCCCGCTCGCCGAGGCGGTGCGCCGGGACACCCCCGTGCCGATCCGGCTGCTGTGGGGCAATGCCGGATCCGCGCTGGCGGGAGCCGTGCGCCAACTGATGGTGTGGGCGCGGACCCATGGCAGGCCCGCCGTCGCCGCGCGCACCCGCGCCCTGGCCGCAGAACTGTTCGACCACCCGGATCTGCGCGGCACGGGCGCTCCGCACGGACCTGCCTTCCGCAGAAGCACCTGCTGCCTCTACTACCGTGTGCCGGGCGGCGGGCTGTGCGGCGACTGCGTCTTCGACGAGGCGCCCCGCCGCTCGCCCGGGCGTCCCGGCTGA
- a CDS encoding DMT family transporter produces MSSLALSVLLSLVSAVAYAAGAIVQERVATASDGRSLAPLRNRVWWAAVALNGVGAVLHVVALAYGPLSLVQPLGALTIVFALPMAALFVRRKAGATAWRGALMATVGLAGLLALTGGSDAQSLGGPEQLMLAIVTFGAVAALMLVAKAMRRPVIRSVVLAGAAGVAFGIASVFTKTVAMQWTSGEVGAGVPTLLVIAALAGAGLLLSQAAYRGAGLTAPLATVTVVNPVVAAAVGITLFGEQFRHGTAGTLLALACGAVAAGGLIMLTTERMGAERREGRRTAVGERPQDDAHVGREPGGATVAVRPPGALPVGASGEDAADFAGPAGSPDPAGAPNGPAGTVPRPVRSTTPTVVAFPDPVAPTPPTAVAETFPAPLPMTVRKPLERRVGQAEFGPDPRPPGGGARRGASATGSTASATAAGDRPGTQTLTPPALR; encoded by the coding sequence ATGAGTTCCCTCGCGCTGTCCGTGCTGCTGTCACTGGTCTCCGCGGTCGCCTACGCGGCCGGGGCGATCGTCCAGGAGCGCGTGGCCACGGCCTCCGACGGCCGCTCACTCGCGCCTCTGCGCAACCGGGTCTGGTGGGCCGCGGTGGCCCTGAACGGCGTGGGCGCCGTCCTGCACGTGGTGGCCCTGGCCTACGGCCCGCTCAGCCTCGTACAGCCGCTGGGCGCCCTGACCATCGTCTTCGCCCTGCCGATGGCCGCCCTCTTCGTACGCCGCAAGGCCGGGGCGACCGCCTGGCGCGGCGCGCTCATGGCGACGGTGGGGCTTGCGGGACTGCTGGCCCTGACCGGGGGGTCCGACGCGCAGTCCCTCGGCGGGCCCGAGCAACTGATGCTCGCGATCGTGACCTTCGGCGCGGTGGCCGCGCTGATGCTGGTCGCGAAGGCCATGCGCCGGCCGGTGATACGCAGTGTGGTCCTGGCCGGAGCGGCGGGTGTCGCCTTCGGCATCGCGTCCGTGTTCACGAAGACCGTGGCCATGCAGTGGACCTCGGGCGAGGTGGGCGCGGGCGTGCCGACGCTGCTCGTGATCGCGGCGCTCGCGGGGGCCGGGCTGCTGCTGTCCCAGGCTGCGTACCGCGGCGCGGGTCTGACGGCACCGCTCGCCACGGTGACGGTGGTGAACCCGGTGGTGGCCGCCGCGGTCGGCATCACGCTGTTCGGTGAGCAGTTCCGGCACGGCACAGCCGGCACATTGCTCGCCCTCGCCTGCGGGGCCGTGGCGGCCGGCGGGCTGATCATGCTCACCACGGAGCGGATGGGCGCGGAGCGCCGCGAGGGCCGGCGGACTGCCGTCGGCGAGCGTCCGCAGGACGATGCCCACGTGGGCCGGGAGCCCGGTGGCGCGACCGTCGCCGTACGTCCGCCGGGGGCCCTGCCCGTCGGCGCCTCCGGCGAGGACGCGGCGGATTTCGCCGGGCCCGCCGGCTCGCCGGACCCGGCGGGCGCACCGAACGGCCCGGCGGGCACCGTGCCCCGGCCGGTCCGGTCGACGACCCCGACCGTGGTGGCCTTTCCCGATCCCGTGGCACCGACGCCGCCGACGGCGGTCGCGGAAACGTTTCCCGCGCCTCTGCCGATGACGGTACGGAAGCCGCTGGAGCGCCGGGTGGGTCAGGCGGAGTTCGGACCGGACCCGCGGCCGCCCGGCGGCGGCGCGCGCAGGGGCGCGTCCGCCACGGGGTCCACCGCATCTGCCACCGCGGCCGGTGACCGGCCCGGCACTCAGACCTTGACGCCGCCCGCCCTGAGGTAG
- a CDS encoding ATP-binding protein has translation MNEKVTSRPAGFPEGEPPTEVLHSAKVFDGEPGCIAQARALADHFLARLAAEWLAVFGEHTRSDLMLAVSELVTNADRYSQGPYLLELEGTAERVSVTVYDSSTALPLFYSPDPTRPGGHGMEIVVAICDRLTAERVPVGKRIRAEFELSS, from the coding sequence ATGAACGAAAAGGTCACCTCCCGGCCGGCCGGCTTTCCCGAAGGGGAGCCGCCCACGGAGGTCTTGCACAGCGCCAAGGTGTTCGACGGCGAACCCGGCTGCATCGCGCAGGCCCGGGCCCTGGCCGACCACTTCCTGGCGCGGCTGGCCGCCGAGTGGCTCGCGGTGTTCGGGGAGCACACCCGCAGCGATCTGATGCTGGCGGTGAGCGAACTGGTCACCAATGCGGACCGCTACAGCCAGGGCCCGTACCTGTTGGAGCTGGAGGGCACCGCGGAGCGTGTCAGCGTCACGGTGTACGACAGCAGCACGGCGCTCCCGTTGTTCTACTCCCCCGACCCGACGCGCCCCGGCGGCCACGGCATGGAGATCGTCGTGGCGATCTGCGACCGGCTGACCGCCGAGCGGGTGCCGGTGGGCAAGCGCATCCGGGCCGAGTTCGAGCTGAGCAGCTGA
- a CDS encoding PP2C family protein-serine/threonine phosphatase → MTELPVSGREPFPVRAASVPAQHSVLPTGSGSVWNVDAVILLVEDDAGDALLVEEMLADGELDSALTWCRTLAEARRFLAACRTPCCVLLDLHLPDVHGLDAVTQLVESAPDAAVVVLTGTAEADTGLSAVATGAQDYLVKGRLDPQALGRSVRYALQRKQVERAAGALRANRLMAQENARLERGLLPVPLLHDDSFEAVARYEPGRAHALLSGDFYDVVQTSDGTVHAVIGDVSGHGAAEAALGVCLRVAWRTAVLCATGHLDQIRILEEILVAERSDPHLFATVTSLAFRPERGVVDVVRAGHPGMLLRSGTAVRWVEPEPGMALGVLPGEGRWARSEVALPEDGRIVLFTDGLFEGRTGPRTRLGEDGLLAMARRHGALGARPFVDALVTEASEAATPYGGLADDVAVLHLGWADRSER, encoded by the coding sequence GTGACGGAACTCCCTGTGAGCGGGCGCGAACCGTTCCCGGTCCGCGCCGCCTCCGTCCCCGCACAGCACTCCGTGCTCCCCACGGGGAGTGGTTCGGTATGGAACGTGGACGCCGTGATCCTCCTGGTGGAGGACGACGCGGGCGACGCGCTGCTGGTGGAGGAGATGCTCGCGGACGGCGAGCTGGACTCGGCACTGACCTGGTGCAGGACGCTCGCCGAAGCGCGCCGCTTCCTGGCGGCCTGTCGTACGCCCTGCTGTGTGCTGCTCGACCTCCACCTTCCCGATGTGCACGGGCTGGACGCCGTCACCCAGCTCGTCGAGTCGGCGCCGGACGCCGCCGTCGTGGTGCTGACGGGCACCGCCGAGGCGGACACCGGACTGTCGGCCGTGGCCACCGGTGCCCAGGACTACCTGGTCAAGGGGCGGCTCGATCCGCAGGCGCTGGGCCGCTCGGTGCGGTACGCGCTCCAGCGCAAGCAGGTGGAGCGGGCGGCGGGGGCGCTGCGTGCCAACCGGCTGATGGCCCAGGAGAACGCCCGGCTGGAGCGCGGTCTGCTGCCGGTGCCGTTGCTGCACGACGACAGCTTCGAGGCGGTGGCGCGGTACGAACCGGGGCGGGCCCACGCGCTGCTGAGCGGCGACTTCTACGACGTGGTGCAGACGTCCGACGGCACGGTGCACGCGGTGATCGGCGATGTGTCGGGGCACGGGGCCGCGGAGGCGGCGCTGGGGGTATGTCTGCGGGTGGCCTGGCGCACGGCGGTGCTGTGCGCGACCGGTCATCTCGACCAGATCCGCATCCTGGAGGAGATCCTGGTCGCCGAGCGGTCCGACCCCCATCTCTTCGCCACGGTCACCTCGCTGGCCTTCCGGCCGGAGCGGGGCGTCGTCGACGTGGTCAGGGCCGGTCACCCGGGGATGCTCCTGCGCAGCGGGACGGCGGTGCGTTGGGTGGAGCCGGAGCCGGGCATGGCGCTGGGCGTACTGCCGGGCGAGGGCCGGTGGGCGAGGTCCGAGGTGGCGCTGCCGGAGGACGGGCGGATCGTGCTGTTCACCGACGGACTCTTCGAGGGCCGTACCGGGCCCCGGACCCGTCTGGGCGAGGACGGGCTGCTGGCCATGGCCCGTCGGCACGGGGCGCTCGGCGCCCGCCCGTTCGTCGACGCGCTGGTCACCGAGGCATCCGAGGCCGCGACACCGTACGGCGGTCTCGCCGACGACGTGGCCGTGCTCCATCTGGGCTGGGCGGACAGGAGCGAGCGGTGA
- a CDS encoding GAP family protein, whose amino-acid sequence MVLDLVIIGLVINLGPLHNSAFILLLSTPRGVRKGLAFVLAWLGCLVLVLAAVILLTGGKPPAPRSAPSTAALALKLALGLGMVVYAESKRRRGSRPHRSPKWLSRLDNASPWTAAGLGVVLQPWGLVAAGAATVVQAHLSSAGSYVALFVFCLLATSGLLTMLLYATFRPTEARARLGALRDWTERHQDQAIVTLSLLAGLWLVAKSLYQLV is encoded by the coding sequence ATGGTTCTTGATCTCGTCATCATCGGGCTCGTCATCAACCTCGGCCCTCTGCACAACAGCGCGTTCATCCTGCTGCTCTCCACACCCCGTGGTGTACGCAAGGGGCTCGCGTTCGTCCTCGCCTGGCTCGGCTGCCTGGTCCTCGTGCTGGCCGCGGTGATCCTGCTGACCGGCGGCAAGCCGCCGGCGCCTCGCAGCGCCCCCTCCACGGCGGCCCTGGCGCTCAAACTGGCGCTGGGCCTCGGGATGGTGGTCTACGCGGAGAGCAAGCGGCGGCGGGGCAGCCGGCCGCACCGGTCTCCGAAGTGGCTGTCCCGGCTGGACAACGCCTCGCCGTGGACCGCGGCCGGCCTGGGCGTCGTCCTGCAGCCGTGGGGCCTCGTCGCCGCGGGAGCCGCCACGGTCGTTCAGGCGCACCTGTCCTCCGCCGGCTCGTACGTGGCGCTCTTCGTCTTCTGCCTGCTGGCGACCTCCGGCCTGTTGACGATGCTGCTGTACGCGACGTTCCGGCCCACGGAGGCCAGGGCGAGGCTGGGCGCGCTGCGCGACTGGACGGAACGCCACCAGGACCAGGCGATCGTGACGCTCTCCCTGCTGGCGGGTCTGTGGCTGGTCGCCAAGAGCCTCTACCAACTCGTCTGA
- a CDS encoding PA14 domain-containing protein — protein MRIDKRLILFLAAVVGAAGLSAVPAASAAGQDPAAASEVQGLKGEYYTQSAPGAFDFGTLKATGFDPSIDFPTLESRLSSATGQADDASIRWTGKIVPEKSGAHTFSMIGDNGFRLWIDGKPVIDHWVDDWEKEQTSQPVELTAGTAYDFKVEYFEHVGGSNLHLKWTEPGGTKVPVPQSAFRLPDDFAYDGAIGATVLADGRTLKLDFAQKLGALPAGLVNHLDAVIGGAEWPLGAVEADPADPRSLTVALKEPVVGNKAGDAKGLADIRYDGDGALAGEDGTQVGAFWASGSNRSTYQLRTAWADEVGPKNALPEYPRPQLTRDNWQNLNGSWEFAAAKPGEQPPVGKKLGEKILVPYPVESQLSGIERHEDRMWYRRTFTVPKNWKVGPARRLQLNFGAVDWQSEVYVNGHKVTEHKGGYDKFSADVTDALKPGRTQELIVGVYDPTDAQDGENPPMGKQRLDPSGIWYTPSSGIWQTVWMEPVAADHADSLKLTPDVAGESVAVEVRGVRDGVPVTATAYDGRRKVGTVSGRTGSALKVPVPDPHLWSADDPHLYRLKVTVGSDRVGSYFGMRSVAVEKVNGTPRTMLNGKPVFMMATLDQGFWPDGLHTAPTDEALAYDLKMHKAMGFNSVRKHIKVEPDRWFYWADKLGLMVWQDMPAMNTVNPSAAARAEYEHEMKEMIDEHAGHPSIVMWVTFNEGWGQYDEARIADQAKAWDPTRLVNSMSGINLGVDGGTGDIIDEHGYPSPALPKPDGRRALMSGEYGGLGLAVPGHAWAVQQSYIAVDPATYTDDYLAKLDEVHALACKGGNGAVYTQISDVEGELNGLLTYDRKVVKPDVKRVHDAQQALIRDASKDVVAGCP, from the coding sequence GTGCGCATCGACAAGAGACTGATTCTGTTCCTGGCAGCTGTCGTGGGAGCCGCCGGTCTGTCCGCCGTACCAGCCGCTTCGGCGGCCGGCCAGGACCCCGCAGCCGCCTCCGAAGTGCAGGGGCTGAAGGGGGAGTACTACACCCAGTCCGCCCCGGGGGCCTTCGACTTCGGGACGCTCAAGGCCACCGGCTTCGACCCCTCCATCGACTTCCCGACCCTGGAGTCGCGGCTGAGCTCGGCCACCGGGCAGGCCGACGACGCCAGCATCCGGTGGACCGGGAAGATCGTCCCGGAGAAGTCCGGCGCCCATACGTTCTCCATGATCGGGGACAACGGCTTCCGCCTCTGGATCGACGGAAAGCCGGTCATCGACCACTGGGTCGACGACTGGGAGAAGGAACAGACCTCCCAGCCGGTCGAGTTGACCGCAGGGACCGCCTACGACTTCAAGGTCGAGTACTTCGAGCACGTGGGCGGTTCCAACCTCCACTTGAAGTGGACCGAACCGGGCGGCACCAAGGTGCCCGTACCGCAGTCCGCCTTCCGGCTGCCGGACGACTTCGCGTACGACGGCGCCATCGGCGCCACCGTGCTCGCCGACGGCCGCACCCTCAAGCTCGACTTCGCCCAGAAGCTCGGCGCCCTTCCGGCCGGCCTGGTGAACCACCTCGACGCCGTGATCGGCGGGGCCGAGTGGCCGCTCGGGGCGGTCGAGGCGGACCCGGCCGACCCGCGAAGCCTGACCGTCGCCCTCAAGGAGCCGGTCGTCGGGAACAAGGCCGGTGACGCCAAGGGCCTGGCCGACATCCGCTACGACGGGGACGGCGCACTGGCCGGCGAGGACGGCACGCAGGTCGGCGCCTTCTGGGCCAGCGGGTCCAACCGCTCCACGTACCAGCTCCGCACCGCATGGGCCGATGAGGTCGGACCGAAGAACGCTCTGCCGGAGTACCCGCGCCCGCAGCTCACCCGCGACAACTGGCAAAACCTCAACGGTTCCTGGGAGTTCGCCGCGGCGAAGCCGGGGGAACAGCCGCCGGTCGGCAAGAAGCTCGGCGAGAAGATCCTCGTTCCGTACCCGGTCGAGTCACAGCTCTCCGGCATCGAACGGCACGAGGACCGTATGTGGTACCGCCGGACCTTCACCGTCCCGAAGAACTGGAAGGTCGGCCCGGCGCGGCGGCTCCAGCTGAACTTCGGCGCGGTTGACTGGCAGTCCGAGGTGTACGTCAACGGGCACAAGGTCACCGAACACAAGGGCGGCTACGACAAGTTCAGCGCCGACGTCACCGACGCGCTCAAGCCCGGCCGCACCCAGGAGCTGATCGTCGGCGTCTACGACCCGACCGATGCCCAGGACGGCGAGAACCCGCCGATGGGCAAGCAGCGCCTGGACCCGAGCGGGATCTGGTACACGCCGTCCTCCGGTATCTGGCAGACCGTCTGGATGGAGCCGGTCGCGGCCGACCACGCGGACTCGCTGAAGCTCACCCCGGACGTCGCGGGCGAGAGCGTCGCCGTCGAGGTGCGCGGAGTGCGGGACGGCGTGCCGGTCACGGCAACCGCGTACGACGGCAGGCGCAAGGTGGGAACGGTCTCCGGGCGCACCGGGTCGGCCCTGAAGGTGCCCGTACCCGACCCGCACCTGTGGTCCGCGGACGATCCGCACCTCTACCGGCTCAAGGTCACGGTCGGATCCGACCGGGTCGGCAGCTACTTCGGCATGCGGTCCGTCGCCGTCGAGAAGGTGAACGGAACCCCGCGCACCATGCTCAACGGCAAGCCCGTCTTCATGATGGCCACCCTCGACCAGGGATTCTGGCCGGACGGGCTGCACACCGCTCCCACCGACGAGGCGCTCGCGTACGACCTGAAGATGCACAAGGCCATGGGGTTCAACTCGGTCCGCAAGCACATCAAGGTCGAGCCCGACCGCTGGTTCTACTGGGCGGACAAGCTGGGCCTGATGGTCTGGCAGGACATGCCGGCGATGAACACCGTCAACCCGTCGGCCGCCGCCCGCGCCGAGTACGAGCACGAGATGAAGGAGATGATCGACGAACACGCCGGCCACCCGTCCATCGTCATGTGGGTGACCTTCAACGAGGGCTGGGGCCAGTACGACGAGGCCCGGATCGCCGACCAGGCCAAGGCCTGGGACCCGACGCGCCTGGTCAACAGCATGTCCGGGATCAACCTGGGAGTCGACGGCGGGACCGGGGACATCATTGACGAGCACGGCTACCCGAGCCCCGCGCTGCCGAAGCCGGACGGCCGACGGGCCCTGATGAGCGGCGAGTACGGTGGGCTCGGACTCGCGGTGCCCGGCCACGCCTGGGCGGTGCAGCAGTCGTACATCGCGGTCGACCCGGCCACCTACACCGACGACTACCTGGCCAAGCTCGACGAGGTGCACGCGCTGGCCTGCAAGGGCGGCAACGGTGCGGTGTACACGCAGATCTCCGATGTGGAGGGTGAGCTGAACGGTCTGCTCACCTATGACCGCAAGGTCGTCAAGCCCGATGTGAAGCGAGTCCACGACGCCCAACAGGCACTGATCCGCGATGCGTCGAAGGACGTCGTCGCGGGCTGCCCGTAG
- a CDS encoding GH92 family glycosyl hydrolase produces MHRIPRPRLRGPAAALAAAALLGGVLTIGATAQAAPRTDGRLTDLVNPFIGTQNEGNTYPGASVPFGMVQLSPDTGHNTGYDYGENHIRGFSSVHLSGVGCGLGGDLPTLPTTGDVTETDYAKYAAEFSHDDEKASPGYYKVGLKTGIDAELTATQRTGVQRYTFPATDKANVLLNAGQSLHRTLSSEVEILDNRTVRTAIKGSGFCQDTKPYTVYTVTHFDRPFTTSGTWNGDTVTEGTKKSSATDARNGAWLRFDTTEDRTVEATTALSYVDAKGAALNLRAEGGHSFDRVERAAQRSWEERLEGVKAQGGSDELRRTFYSSLYRSFLAPNVGSDVDGRYTGWDQKTHRAQGFTYYQNWSLWDTYRTQAQLLSLLAPRESRDMAISVLRIDAESGWLPKWGYGTVETNIMTGDPVTPFLTNAYQQGLLKGYEEEAYRALRKNADGVPATDSAPVGREANVEYLKEGFAPYIKDRPHAKPGDSDYDHGASATLEYALSDGMLAEMARDLGHDADAARYDARAQNYRKIFDASTGFFRARDASGAFTGPADPAQSEGFHEGTSWQYQWMVPQDIPGMVDLIGGKDAANQRLDSFFAYDKLLADPAKTAREVWVNGPYAYYNADKYNPQNEPDLIAPYTYLSTGQPWKTTDVVHAALTLFTNGPTGMTGNDDLGTMSAWMVLSSIGVFPVQPGTDTWGLSTPAFERVDIKLDRRYYPRGSLTVSAPGASDTDRYIQSARLDGAQQSRTYLTTDDIRSARSLTFTVGSEPSAWGTSPEDAPPALG; encoded by the coding sequence ATGCACCGGATCCCACGGCCGCGCCTGCGCGGCCCGGCGGCCGCACTCGCCGCCGCCGCGCTCCTGGGCGGTGTCCTCACCATCGGGGCCACGGCCCAGGCCGCGCCCCGGACCGACGGCCGGCTGACCGACCTGGTCAACCCGTTCATCGGTACCCAGAACGAGGGCAACACCTATCCCGGCGCCTCCGTGCCGTTCGGCATGGTGCAGCTCTCCCCGGACACCGGCCACAACACCGGGTACGACTACGGCGAGAACCACATCCGCGGCTTCTCCTCGGTCCATCTCTCCGGCGTCGGCTGCGGGCTGGGCGGCGACCTGCCGACCCTGCCCACCACCGGCGACGTCACCGAGACCGACTATGCGAAGTACGCGGCCGAGTTCAGCCACGACGACGAGAAGGCGAGCCCCGGCTACTACAAGGTCGGGCTCAAGACCGGGATCGACGCGGAGCTGACCGCGACGCAGCGCACCGGGGTGCAGCGCTACACGTTCCCGGCCACCGACAAGGCCAACGTCCTGCTCAACGCGGGCCAGTCGCTGCACCGGACGCTGTCGTCCGAGGTCGAGATCCTGGACAACCGCACCGTACGGACCGCGATCAAGGGCAGTGGCTTCTGCCAGGACACCAAGCCGTACACGGTCTACACGGTCACCCACTTCGACCGGCCGTTCACCACGTCCGGCACGTGGAACGGCGACACCGTCACCGAGGGCACGAAGAAGTCCTCGGCCACAGACGCCCGCAACGGCGCCTGGCTGCGGTTCGACACCACCGAGGACCGCACCGTCGAGGCCACCACGGCCCTGAGCTACGTCGACGCCAAGGGCGCCGCGCTCAACCTCCGCGCCGAGGGCGGCCACAGCTTCGACCGCGTCGAGCGCGCCGCACAGCGCAGCTGGGAGGAGCGCCTCGAAGGCGTGAAGGCCCAGGGCGGCAGCGACGAGCTGCGCCGCACCTTCTACTCCTCGCTCTACCGGTCCTTCCTCGCGCCCAACGTCGGCAGCGACGTCGACGGCCGCTACACCGGCTGGGACCAGAAGACCCACCGGGCACAAGGATTCACCTACTACCAGAACTGGTCGCTCTGGGACACCTACCGCACCCAGGCACAGCTCCTCTCGCTGCTCGCCCCGCGCGAGTCGCGCGACATGGCGATATCCGTCCTGCGGATCGACGCCGAGAGCGGCTGGCTGCCCAAGTGGGGCTACGGCACGGTCGAGACGAACATCATGACCGGTGACCCGGTCACCCCCTTCCTCACCAACGCCTACCAGCAGGGCCTGTTGAAGGGGTACGAGGAGGAGGCGTACCGCGCGCTGAGGAAGAACGCCGACGGAGTGCCGGCCACCGACTCCGCACCGGTGGGCCGCGAGGCCAACGTCGAGTACCTGAAGGAGGGCTTCGCCCCGTACATCAAGGACCGGCCGCACGCCAAGCCCGGCGACTCCGACTACGACCACGGCGCCTCCGCCACCCTGGAGTACGCCCTGTCCGACGGCATGCTCGCCGAGATGGCCCGCGACCTCGGCCACGACGCCGACGCCGCCCGCTACGACGCGCGCGCCCAGAACTACCGGAAGATCTTCGACGCCTCGACCGGCTTCTTCCGCGCCCGTGACGCCTCCGGCGCCTTCACCGGCCCGGCCGACCCCGCGCAGAGCGAGGGCTTCCACGAGGGCACGTCCTGGCAGTACCAGTGGATGGTTCCGCAGGACATTCCCGGCATGGTCGATCTGATCGGCGGCAAGGACGCCGCCAACCAGCGCCTCGACTCCTTCTTCGCGTACGACAAGCTCCTCGCCGACCCGGCGAAGACCGCGCGCGAGGTGTGGGTCAACGGACCGTACGCGTACTACAACGCCGACAAGTACAACCCGCAGAACGAGCCCGACCTCATCGCCCCGTACACCTACCTCTCCACCGGTCAGCCGTGGAAGACGACCGATGTGGTGCACGCCGCCCTGACGCTCTTCACCAACGGTCCGACCGGGATGACGGGCAACGACGACCTCGGCACCATGTCCGCCTGGATGGTGCTCTCCTCGATCGGTGTCTTCCCGGTCCAGCCGGGCACCGACACCTGGGGTCTGTCCACGCCCGCCTTCGAGCGCGTCGACATCAAGCTCGACCGCCGGTACTACCCGCGCGGATCGCTCACCGTGAGCGCGCCCGGAGCCTCCGACACCGACCGCTACATCCAGTCGGCGCGGCTCGACGGTGCGCAGCAGTCGCGCACCTACCTCACCACGGACGACATCCGCTCGGCCCGCTCGCTCACCTTCACCGTGGGCAGCGAGCCGTCGGCCTGGGGCACCTCGCCCGAGGACGCCCCGCCCGCGCTGGGCTGA
- a CDS encoding sensor histidine kinase, producing the protein MPRTAPSTDPHRPGLVARLSVQNRVHLILGGFVLVVCGALVVGGLVLSRISDRTTELVDRIQPARSSSFQLQNALLDQETGIRGFALTGDDFFLQPYEAGRRAEVVRLARVRALVGDEQPFGRDLARIEEAARNWRARHAEPLIAAVRSDGPASESSLPIRRSNDEFDTLRRLYTAQQAHLDTARDRARADLDDARTTRDQVALALVVGLLLAVISLSLLLHRLVGRPLNRLSAASDRVRAGAFGNRIEVRGPSDVRAVAAAVEDMRRRIVDELAESREREALLDGQAQELRRSNAELEQFAYVASHDLQEPLRKVASFCRLLEKRYADELDDRARQYIDFAVDGAKRMQVLINDLLTFSRVGRVHDQWRTVGLDRCLDRALANLALVVEESGATVVRDAPLPEVTGDATTLSMVWQNLIGNAVKFRRPDVPCRIEIGCGREGDTWHFTVTDNGIGIAPEAAEQVFVIFQRLHGRDEYGGTGIGLALCRKIIEFHGGHILLEPAPSAGTRVRFTLPVVAEAPVRTTADLRASGPSAVLPGGTG; encoded by the coding sequence CTGCCGAGGACCGCCCCTTCGACCGATCCCCACCGCCCCGGCCTCGTCGCACGCCTGTCGGTCCAGAACCGGGTCCATCTCATCCTCGGCGGCTTCGTCCTCGTCGTCTGCGGCGCCCTGGTCGTCGGCGGTCTCGTACTGTCCCGGATATCCGACCGTACGACGGAGCTGGTGGACCGCATCCAGCCGGCCCGCTCCTCCTCCTTCCAGTTGCAGAACGCCCTGCTCGACCAGGAGACGGGGATCCGCGGCTTCGCCCTCACCGGGGACGACTTCTTCCTTCAGCCGTACGAGGCGGGGAGGCGGGCCGAGGTAGTCAGGCTGGCCCGGGTCCGGGCGCTGGTCGGTGACGAGCAGCCGTTCGGCCGGGACCTGGCAAGGATCGAGGAGGCCGCGCGCAACTGGCGCGCCCGGCACGCCGAGCCGTTGATCGCCGCTGTCCGCAGCGACGGTCCGGCGTCCGAGTCCTCGCTTCCCATCCGGCGCAGCAACGACGAGTTCGACACGCTGCGCCGGCTGTACACCGCTCAGCAGGCCCACCTCGACACCGCGCGCGACCGGGCCCGTGCCGATCTCGACGACGCCCGCACCACCCGGGACCAGGTGGCGCTCGCGCTGGTCGTCGGCCTGCTGCTGGCCGTGATCTCGCTGAGCCTGCTGCTGCACCGGCTGGTGGGCCGGCCGCTGAACCGGCTGAGCGCCGCGTCGGACCGGGTGCGTGCCGGGGCCTTCGGCAACCGGATCGAGGTCCGCGGCCCGTCGGACGTGCGGGCGGTGGCGGCCGCGGTCGAGGACATGCGCCGGCGCATCGTGGACGAGCTCGCCGAGTCGCGGGAGCGCGAGGCGCTGCTGGACGGGCAGGCGCAGGAGCTGCGGCGGTCCAATGCGGAGCTGGAGCAGTTCGCCTACGTGGCCTCGCACGATCTCCAGGAGCCGCTGCGCAAGGTCGCGTCGTTCTGCCGGCTGCTGGAGAAACGGTACGCCGACGAGCTGGACGACCGCGCGCGCCAGTACATCGACTTCGCGGTGGACGGTGCCAAGCGGATGCAGGTGCTCATCAACGACCTGCTGACGTTCTCCAGGGTCGGCCGGGTCCACGACCAGTGGCGGACCGTCGGGCTCGACCGCTGTCTGGACCGGGCGCTGGCCAATCTGGCGCTCGTGGTCGAGGAGTCCGGGGCGACGGTCGTCCGGGACGCCCCGCTGCCCGAGGTCACCGGCGACGCGACGACACTGTCCATGGTGTGGCAGAACCTGATCGGCAACGCGGTGAAGTTCCGCCGTCCCGATGTGCCGTGCCGGATCGAGATCGGGTGCGGGCGCGAGGGCGACACATGGCACTTCACGGTGACGGACAACGGCATCGGGATCGCGCCGGAGGCCGCGGAGCAGGTGTTCGTGATCTTCCAGCGGCTGCACGGCCGCGACGAGTACGGAGGGACGGGGATCGGACTCGCCCTGTGCCGCAAGATCATCGAGTTCCACGGCGGCCACATCCTGCTCGAACCGGCGCCCTCGGCCGGTACCCGGGTCCGCTTCACGCTGCCCGTCGTGGCGGAGGCTCCCGTCCGCACCACGGCGGATCTGCGCGCCTCCGGCCCGTCGGCCGTTCTGCCGGGAGGTACCGGATGA